Proteins encoded by one window of Acuticoccus sp. MNP-M23:
- the aroB gene encoding 3-dehydroquinate synthase gives MLKTSETPHRVHVPLPGRAYDVAIGPGLISGAGEEIARVCGQRSALVVTDTAVAAFHLEPLMHALERGGISATTHVVAEGEASKAWQPLTATVDAILDAKLERRDVVIALGGGVVGDLTGFAAAIARRGMPFVQIPTTLLAQVDSAVGGKTGINTAHGKNLVGAFHQPKLVLADTDALKTLPERHRRAGYAEIVKIGLINDPAFFARLEALGARVIRDDLASAIATAVAAKAKIVVADEEEAGERALLNLGHTFAHAVERCAGYDGRIVHGEAVGLGLALAFRLSVRLGLCPAEDAARVAAHLKAVGLPTNFADVPVPLGAEAVQHAMNQDKKVADGIIRFVLTRGIGEAFVSDGVPPEDIAAFLAAEGLAPS, from the coding sequence ATGCTGAAGACCAGCGAAACGCCGCACCGCGTCCACGTTCCGCTGCCCGGCCGCGCCTATGACGTGGCGATCGGCCCTGGCCTCATATCCGGCGCTGGCGAAGAGATTGCGCGCGTGTGCGGGCAGCGAAGCGCGCTGGTGGTGACCGACACCGCGGTCGCCGCCTTCCATCTCGAGCCCTTGATGCACGCGCTGGAGCGAGGCGGGATCAGCGCCACCACGCACGTTGTGGCGGAGGGCGAAGCCTCCAAGGCCTGGCAGCCGCTGACCGCCACCGTCGATGCCATCCTCGACGCCAAGCTCGAACGCCGCGACGTGGTGATTGCGCTTGGTGGCGGCGTGGTCGGCGACCTCACCGGGTTTGCCGCGGCAATCGCACGGCGGGGGATGCCGTTCGTCCAGATCCCCACCACGCTGCTGGCACAGGTGGATTCGGCCGTCGGCGGGAAGACCGGGATCAACACCGCCCATGGCAAGAATCTGGTCGGTGCGTTCCATCAGCCCAAGCTGGTGCTGGCCGACACCGATGCCCTGAAGACGCTGCCGGAGCGTCACCGCCGCGCCGGCTATGCCGAGATCGTCAAGATCGGCCTCATCAACGACCCGGCTTTCTTCGCCCGGCTGGAGGCGCTGGGTGCGCGTGTTATCCGCGACGACCTTGCAAGCGCCATTGCCACCGCGGTGGCCGCAAAGGCAAAGATTGTGGTGGCCGACGAGGAGGAGGCGGGCGAACGCGCGCTCCTCAACCTTGGCCACACCTTTGCCCACGCCGTGGAGCGCTGCGCGGGGTATGACGGGCGGATCGTGCATGGCGAGGCCGTCGGTCTCGGCCTTGCCCTCGCATTCCGTCTTTCGGTCCGCCTCGGCCTTTGTCCGGCGGAGGATGCCGCCCGCGTTGCCGCGCACCTCAAGGCTGTCGGCCTGCCGACCAATTTTGCCGACGTTCCCGTGCCGCTTGGCGCCGAGGCGGTGCAGCACGCGATGAACCAGGACAAGAAGGTGGCCGATGGCATCATCCGCTTCGTCCTCACCCGCGGGATCGGAGAGGCCTTCGTGTCGGACGGGGTGCCGCCGGAAGATATTGCGGCATTCCTCGCCGCCGAGGGGCTTGCCCCGTCATGA
- a CDS encoding tyrosine recombinase produces MDIESFLEMMAVERDASPHTLSAYRRDLTKFSAHCDARDIALEAAGEAEISSFLASLSADGEARTTQNRRLSAVRRLMRFHYSEGARNDNPGALVAGPRKSKPLPKILSVDEVSRLLETAAGAAERREPGALRRHALIELLYAAGLRVTELVGLPDSAIKAGAPAMIVRGKGGRERMAPLTDAAHRAVAAWRTARPGPAGKHLFPAQSASGHLTRQAFGRELKTLAAAAGLPAHKLSPHVLRHAFATHLLARGADLRVVQTLLGHRNIATTEIYTHVLPDELRTVLTDCHPLGDHPHA; encoded by the coding sequence GTGGATATCGAAAGTTTTCTGGAGATGATGGCCGTGGAGCGGGATGCTTCACCCCACACGCTGTCGGCCTACCGGCGCGACCTCACCAAGTTTTCCGCCCACTGCGACGCCCGCGACATCGCGCTTGAAGCCGCTGGCGAGGCGGAAATCTCCAGCTTTCTGGCGTCCCTTTCGGCGGATGGCGAGGCGCGCACCACCCAGAACCGCCGCCTGTCTGCGGTACGGCGGCTGATGCGCTTCCACTACAGCGAGGGTGCGCGAAACGACAATCCCGGCGCGCTGGTGGCCGGCCCCAGGAAATCCAAGCCGCTGCCGAAAATCCTTTCGGTGGATGAGGTGTCCCGGCTTCTGGAAACGGCCGCCGGCGCTGCGGAGCGCCGGGAGCCCGGCGCACTCCGCCGCCATGCGCTGATCGAACTCCTTTACGCCGCCGGCCTGCGTGTGACCGAGCTGGTCGGCCTGCCGGACAGTGCAATCAAGGCGGGTGCGCCGGCCATGATCGTGCGCGGCAAGGGCGGGCGTGAGCGCATGGCCCCCCTCACCGACGCTGCCCACCGCGCGGTCGCCGCATGGCGCACGGCAAGGCCGGGCCCGGCGGGCAAGCACCTGTTTCCGGCGCAATCGGCCAGCGGGCATCTCACGCGTCAGGCGTTCGGGCGGGAGCTGAAAACGCTTGCCGCGGCTGCCGGCCTCCCCGCGCACAAACTTTCACCGCACGTTCTGCGGCACGCATTCGCCACGCATTTGCTGGCTCGCGGCGCCGATCTGCGCGTCGTCCAGACACTTCTTGGCCACCGCAACATTGCCACGACCGAGATCTATACCCACGTTCTGCCTGACGAGTTGCGCACCGTTCTGACCGATTGCCATCCGCTGGGCGACCACCCCCACGCTTGA
- a CDS encoding acetyl-CoA carboxylase carboxyltransferase subunit alpha, with product MRTFLEFEKPVADVFGKIEDLRTLGNDSAVDGSDEIAKLKDKAEKALAEIYSKLTPWQKTAVARHPDRPHGSHYIHQLIEDYSPLAGDRSFAEDAAVLAGLGRFRGRSVAVLANERGADTEGRIKHNFGMARPEGYRKAKRIMQLAERFRLPVITLIDTAGAYPGIGAEERGQAEAIARSTEQALMLTVPSVAVIIGEGGSGGALALATANRVLMLEHAVYSVITPEGAASILWRDSTRAQEAAANMKITASDLLKLGVIEEIVPEPLGGAHRDMDSAIQSAGAAIERALAELDGTDPAALKSARAARFLAIGRTLEA from the coding sequence ATGCGCACCTTCCTTGAATTCGAGAAACCTGTCGCCGACGTGTTCGGCAAGATCGAGGATCTGCGCACGCTGGGCAACGATTCGGCCGTGGACGGTTCCGATGAGATCGCCAAGCTGAAGGACAAGGCCGAGAAGGCACTGGCGGAAATCTATTCCAAGCTGACGCCCTGGCAGAAGACCGCCGTGGCGCGCCACCCGGACAGGCCGCACGGCTCACACTACATCCACCAGCTGATCGAGGACTACTCGCCGCTGGCCGGTGACCGCTCCTTTGCCGAGGATGCTGCCGTTCTGGCCGGTCTCGGCCGCTTCAGGGGGCGCTCGGTCGCCGTTCTGGCCAACGAGCGCGGCGCGGACACCGAGGGCCGCATCAAGCACAATTTCGGCATGGCCCGGCCGGAGGGCTACCGCAAGGCCAAGCGGATCATGCAGCTGGCCGAACGCTTCCGCCTTCCCGTCATCACGCTGATCGACACCGCCGGCGCCTACCCCGGCATCGGCGCCGAAGAGCGCGGACAGGCCGAGGCCATCGCCCGTTCCACCGAACAGGCGCTGATGCTGACCGTGCCGTCGGTGGCCGTCATCATCGGCGAAGGTGGCTCGGGCGGCGCGCTGGCGCTGGCGACGGCCAACCGCGTCCTGATGCTCGAGCACGCAGTCTACTCGGTGATTACCCCGGAGGGCGCGGCGTCGATCCTGTGGCGCGACTCCACCCGCGCGCAGGAAGCCGCCGCCAACATGAAGATCACCGCCAGCGACCTTCTGAAGCTCGGTGTGATCGAGGAAATCGTGCCGGAGCCGCTCGGCGGCGCTCACCGCGACATGGACAGCGCCATCCAGTCCGCCGGTGCGGCCATCGAACGCGCCCTCGCGGAGCTTGACGGAACCGACCCGGCCGCGCTCAAAAGTGCCCGTGCTGCGCGGTTCCTTGCCATCGGACGGACGCTCGAGGCTTAG
- a CDS encoding murein L,D-transpeptidase family protein — protein sequence MTLNAVRLDDCRRRLRRSLRVLAGASLLSLTIAGCQVSELAHGDAAHLAPLPASLKGKIGRLNMDERSPILLRIYKEEDQLEVWKRDRSGNYKMLKEYDICAWSGKLGPKFKEGDRQAPEGFYTVTPGRMNPNSSYHLSFNIGFPNAYDRANGRTGSNLMVHGDCSSRGCYAMEDQQIQEIYALAREAFRGGQQGFQIQALPFRMTPENMARHADSEHLEFWEMLKVGTDHFEVSGKAPKIDVCGRRYVFNATPSGGSFSSTSACPTYEVSPQLKQLVAAKQASDLEKRNVLVAKAKIKEERQKNFEARDEAIAALFKRERNDTTAEDVSDAAVASADPSVLVGGGTPFPKPSPIRRASTSAASQDKGIGFRIPSLFGNGDKDDAPAAVAATTPPAASANAPVASTAGVISTPPPGVPASPETPEVAVAPQPAAPPQPLGYASEEEKEGFFSSITKGSRSLFDRAGSLFD from the coding sequence ATGACCTTGAACGCTGTGCGTCTCGATGATTGCAGGCGCCGACTGCGCCGCAGCTTGCGCGTTCTTGCGGGCGCGTCCCTGCTGTCTCTGACCATTGCCGGCTGCCAGGTGAGTGAGCTTGCCCACGGCGATGCTGCGCACCTTGCCCCGCTGCCAGCCAGCCTCAAGGGCAAGATCGGCCGCTTGAACATGGACGAGCGCTCGCCGATCCTCCTGCGGATCTACAAGGAGGAAGATCAGCTCGAAGTCTGGAAGCGGGACCGCTCCGGCAACTACAAGATGCTGAAAGAGTACGATATCTGCGCCTGGTCAGGCAAACTGGGGCCGAAGTTCAAGGAAGGCGACCGGCAGGCGCCGGAGGGCTTCTATACGGTCACGCCCGGGCGCATGAACCCCAACTCCAGCTACCATCTGTCGTTCAATATCGGCTTCCCCAACGCGTACGACCGGGCCAACGGCCGCACCGGTTCCAACCTCATGGTCCATGGGGACTGCTCTTCCCGCGGTTGCTACGCGATGGAGGATCAGCAGATTCAGGAAATCTACGCCCTCGCCCGCGAAGCGTTCCGCGGCGGCCAGCAGGGCTTTCAGATCCAGGCGCTCCCCTTCCGGATGACGCCGGAAAACATGGCCCGCCACGCCGACAGCGAACATCTCGAATTCTGGGAGATGCTGAAGGTCGGCACCGACCATTTCGAGGTGAGCGGCAAGGCACCGAAGATCGACGTTTGCGGCCGGCGCTACGTGTTCAACGCGACGCCCAGCGGCGGCTCCTTCTCCTCCACCAGCGCCTGCCCCACCTACGAGGTTTCGCCCCAGCTGAAACAGCTGGTTGCCGCCAAGCAGGCGTCCGATCTTGAGAAGCGCAACGTGCTCGTGGCCAAGGCCAAGATCAAGGAAGAGCGCCAGAAGAATTTTGAGGCGCGCGACGAGGCGATTGCCGCGCTCTTCAAGCGGGAACGTAACGACACGACGGCCGAAGACGTGTCCGACGCCGCGGTGGCAAGCGCCGATCCCTCGGTCCTGGTTGGCGGCGGCACGCCCTTCCCCAAGCCTTCGCCGATTCGCCGCGCATCCACCTCCGCCGCTTCGCAGGACAAGGGTATCGGCTTCCGGATTCCGAGCCTATTCGGCAATGGCGACAAGGACGATGCGCCCGCAGCGGTCGCCGCCACAACACCGCCGGCTGCCTCGGCCAACGCCCCGGTCGCTTCCACCGCTGGTGTGATTTCCACGCCGCCGCCGGGCGTCCCCGCATCGCCGGAAACGCCGGAAGTGGCGGTCGCGCCTCAGCCGGCCGCGCCGCCGCAACCGCTCGGCTACGCGTCCGAAGAGGAGAAGGAAGGCTTCTTCTCCAGCATCACCAAAGGCAGCCGCAGTCTGTTCGACCGCGCCGGTTCGCTTTTCGACTGA
- a CDS encoding shikimate kinase → MDTQGLAHSAGTRRRRGTDRWVRQNIVLVGLPGVGKSSVGRRLAYRLGLPFVDADNAIEDAAGMSIPDIFTTHGEAAFREGETRVITRLLRDGPQVVATGGGAFMSAETRAAVAELGISVWLDASNEVLVSRIAKRNHRPLFRGVDPNEKLKELRAVRDPLFAEANIRVASSFGPHERVVNRIVRALRARQQNGAPNGNAPC, encoded by the coding sequence ATGGACACACAGGGGCTCGCACACAGTGCCGGCACCCGCCGCCGGCGGGGCACCGACAGGTGGGTTCGGCAGAACATCGTGCTGGTCGGGCTTCCGGGCGTCGGCAAGTCGAGCGTCGGCCGCCGCCTTGCGTACAGGCTTGGCCTGCCGTTCGTCGATGCGGACAACGCCATCGAGGATGCGGCCGGCATGTCCATTCCGGATATCTTCACAACGCACGGCGAAGCAGCCTTCCGCGAAGGCGAGACCCGCGTTATCACGCGCCTCCTGCGCGACGGGCCGCAGGTGGTCGCCACCGGCGGCGGTGCGTTCATGTCGGCCGAAACCCGTGCAGCCGTGGCGGAGCTCGGCATCTCGGTGTGGCTGGACGCATCGAACGAAGTGCTGGTGTCGCGCATTGCCAAGCGGAACCACAGGCCATTGTTCCGGGGCGTCGACCCCAATGAAAAGCTGAAGGAGTTGCGAGCCGTGCGAGACCCCTTGTTCGCCGAGGCGAACATTCGAGTCGCATCCTCGTTCGGCCCGCATGAGCGGGTGGTGAACAGGATTGTCCGCGCCCTGCGCGCACGCCAGCAAAATGGCGCCCCCAACGGTAACGCACCATGCTGA